A segment of the Candidatus Bathyarchaeia archaeon genome:
GGCGTTATGCTATTGCTGGAGAACGGTGCGGGCTCCAAGAACGGCATAGGCTCGACCTTCGAGGAGATCGCCCGGATAATCGATGGCGTTGATGCGAAGGAACGGGTGGGCGTTTGCCTCGATACCTGCCACGCCTTCGCAGCCGGCTACGACCTGAGGGACGAAGCCTCCCTTGGGGAAACGATTGACGAGTTCGAAAGGGCCTTGGGCTTGTGGAGGCTGAGGGTCGTCCACATAAATGACTCCAAGGGCGGATTGGGCTCGGGCGTGGATAGGCACGAGCATATAGGGATGGGCAGGATAGGAAATAATGGGTTCAGGGCCATATTGCGCCATAAGGCGCTGTCCCAGCTGCCGATGATCCTCGAGACCCCGCTCGATGGGCGCCGAGACGATATGGAGGAATTGAGGTGGGTCCGCAGGCTGGCTGGTAAGGCCGATCCGCTTGAAGGTGCCGAGCGGGATTAAAGGATATATACCCCAACCCGGCCAATTGATATGCCGATCGCCCATGGCTTCATCGAAGTGGTCCTCCCCGCTCCTGTTATTGATCCTCGCCGCCTCATCGGCGGCTTGCGCGATCCCCCAAGCCAAGGCCCAAGCTTGGGCTGGAGGGGGAGGCGTTGTATGGGGCTACGTATACGGGTATGACTGGAGGGGGCGCTTAAAGCCGATATCTTGGGCTAGGATCGAAACTATCGATGGCCAATACTCCGCCACCTCGATGGATGGCTTCTATGAGCTCGTCTTGCCCTCGGGGACGTTCGTCATAAGGGTTATCGCCCCCGGCTATGCCGAGCAGATGGCTACGGTGGCCGTGACCAGCGGCTCCTCCTCATCGATCGATTTCTACTTGGAGCAGAGCCGGACGCCCATCCCGGAGTACCCGGGCTTCGCCATGCCGGTCCTGATGGCCTTGGCCCTAGCTTTGGCGATGGCGCTCGCGAGGAGGGCCCGGACGCGACGAGGCCCCTGCCTGATCCCATGAGGCCCATCGCCTCCCGAAGAGTCGCCATCGAGTTATTCGTTGAACTCTTGGAGGATTCATCTTGGAGAAGATGCGTTAGGTCGAATCATGAAACGGCAACTCGAGGTTGTCAGAACCCGATCTTCTCCCCCCATCGCTCGCCCTCCGCTTCGAAGATCGGGACCCCTTCTTGAGCTGGGCGTCCATTTGGGGCCAAGCGGTTACCTATTTATCGCCCTAGCGATAGGTAACGTTTTCCATATGGGATGAAAAACGCTTATGCCCTCCCCGGGCTCCCGACCCTAATCCCATTTATGGCCTCATAAACCTTTATTATGGATCCCCAATCCTCCTCCCCGAGTCCGAACGCCTTGGCGGCTTGAAGCAATTGATATACGAGGCCCGCCAAGGGCGTGAAGAGGTTCAGCTCCTTTGCCCCCTCTAGGAATAGGCCTATGTCCTTGTGCATCAAGCTGGTCTTGAAGCCAGGCTCGAAATCCCTCTCCAAGAGCCTCGGGAGGCGGTTCCTAAGGGCCCATGAATCCCCAGTCCCGAACCTGAGCACCTCAAGGGCCTTGGGATCGATGCCGTACTTGGAGGCCCATAGGGCGGCCTCGAAAAGGCCGAGCGTGTTTATGGCCGCCATGAGGTTATTCGCGAGCTTCACCGCCTGCCCGCTCCCCACCGGGCCCACTCGGACCACGACCTTGCCTATCTTCGAGAGTATCTCCTTGGCCTCCTCGAAGGCGCCCTCCTCGCAGCCCACGAGGATCGTTAGCTCGCCCCTCTCGGCGGCCAAATACCCCATATACGGCGCCGTGACGGGCGCATCCACGAACTCGATCCCCATCGCCCTTAGCCCCTCCCCAATTTCGATGGCCGCCCTTGGCCCTATGGTGCTCAGGTTTATGGCCATGCATCCCCTCCTCAGGCCTCGGGCCGCGCCCTCATCGCCGAAGAGGGCCTCCTTGACCTCCTTCGGCGACGGCAAGCTCAATAGGATGGCGTCGGACCGCTCGCCGACCTCCTTCGGCGAGGAGGCCCTTGCGGCGCCCCTCCGGCAAGCCTCCTCCAAGGCCTCCCCTCGGATATCGAAGGCCGTCAACGGATAGCCGGCCTTCATCAAGTTCGCGGCCACCCTGCTGCCCACTATGCCCAATCCTATAATCCCCAAATTCTTCACTGGGAACACCGAAGGCTTTTGGCCGCCCAAGGTTTTAAGGCTTTCCCGCTCCAAGCGAGCCGAGATCGATTCGTAAAATCATGAGACCTCCATCATGGCCTAAAATGCTGGAGGATGCATTAAGATATAAATTTAAAAAAAGTAGGGTTTGTAGGATCTTCGGTTATAGCTTGATCCCGAAGAAGCCCGCGATCACCGTGCCCGTTAGGAAGATGTAGAACGCAATGCCGCCTATGAGGATTATCGTATGGATCGGATGCGGCCAATACTCCTTCGGCAGGCCCTTGTAGGTTACGTAGAGGACGGATATCATGGTGATGAACATGAACGCAGCCCCAAGGGTAGATCCCGTCTGAACCAGCACCGCGGGGCTTGCAACGAATGCGAGCACGAATGCACAAATCGTAAAGATCGCCACCCACATATAGTACCAATCCCTTTGGGGCCTCCTCCTCACGGCCGGTATGGCTTGCCACATGCCCTCCGCCATGACGCGGCTGTTCCCATCCATCACGGCCAAATACGTGTCCCAGAGGTTTATGGCGGCCAAGAAGAGGAATAGCGCGAAGCCCCAAGGCCCGACGTATTCGCCGAAGTATCGCGCCTGCTCGACGGCGGTCTTGATGCCCGCCGGGACCAATCCCAGCGGCTTCAGGATCGTCATGCCGCTGAACATATAGCCCAAGGAGCCGAACAGCGCCAAGGGCGTATAAACATAGATCATGTCCGTTTTTAGCAAGGATAGCCAAGCCTTGAAGTTCTTAAGGCTCTCCGAGCTGGTGGAGGGCATGAACCCCTTCACCGGTATCTCCTCCGGCTTCGCCCTGAGCCCGGTGAGATGAGCGATATACTGCCCCATCGCATAGCCCTTCTCCCTAGCGTATATGGCGTATCTGGTCATCTCCAGCTGGCCCCCTCCGAATGCCCATCCGAACATCGTTACCATGAACGCCAAGGCGCCTGGCTTCGGCGGTATGTAGCCGAAGCTGAACATGCCCCTTATGAACTCTCCGACAGCCTCGGGATAACGAGCCCCCGTTGCTATGACCACTCCGATCATGCCGGCCGCGAGCATCAACGAGGTAACCGTCACTATTTTTTCAACGACATTATATATGACCTTTGGCCCTGCCAATACGATGACGGCTATTATGGCAATAACGTAGCCCCAAAGCATATAGGATCCAGCTTTCGTCAATTCGAACAATGATGTTCCCGCGGAGGAGGAGCAACCGGAGAAGAACCAAGCATCGCTGATGACGACGGAGAACATGTAAAGCCATACCAGCCATAGGAATGGGCGTATCCTCGCGAATAAGCGCATCGGGGATTCCCCGGTGGCTATTGTATATTTGGCCCATAGGTAGTTATTCGTCACTTTGATTATGGCGCTTAGGAGGATGGTCCATGCGAAGGCCGCTCCATACATGGCTCCCGCAATGGAGCATACTATCAGCTCGCCCGTGCCGACCTCCAAGCCGCTCACGATGAATCCCGGGCCGATCCACCTCACCTTTCCCCTGAGGGTGTCCCACCCGGATGGTGGAGGTGGTATCTCCCTGACCTCATATTCTTCGCCCATAGAAGTTATAGTCTTCTTCGCCTCCATGCTCCCACCCGCGAAAATGCAAGCAATTTTCGCTTTTTTCTTAAATTAGACATTTATAAATATTTCTCTAAGTTAACAACGGGAGGTTGTTAAAAGGGATTAACAGGAGCCTCCAACTTTTACTTAAAGTCATAAATAAAGCTCCCTAATCTACTTTCGAACGATGAAATAACAAACCATTGAACCATTTTAATCGCAAAAATTATTTAAACTTTATTAAAGAAATGCCATCATAATTTGGTCGCGGGAAATTGCCAATCTCTGAAGAATTGATAGGGGATACCGTTTCAAAACTTTATGAGAAGGCCCTGAAGGAACTCCCAGCGGACATACTCGAGGCCTTGCAAAAGGCCTATGAAAGGGAAACTAACGCCATCGCCAAAACGATCCTTTCGTCGATCTTGGAGAACTCGAAAATGGCCAAGGAGAGGAATTTGCTCATATGCCAAGACACCTGCATCCCGGCCTATTGGGTAAGGATGGGGACGAGGGCGATTATAGAGGGAGACCCGATCAAGGCGATCGGGGATGGATCGCGGATGGCGACCCAAAGAATACCCTTGATACCCCATTGCGTCCATCCGCTCACGAGGACGAATACCGGGACGAACGTGGGCATCCACGTCCCGGTCCTTCACATAGACCTTTTGCCGGGGGCCGATTTTGTGGAGATCATGGCGATGCCGATAGGCTCGGGCTCCGAAACGGCCCCGAGCGCGCTTAGGATCTTCTCCTACGCGGACCCCATATGGGCAATTAAGAAGTTCATCTTGGATACGGTCGTTGAGGCGGGGGGCAAACCATGCCCGCCGATAATCGTCGGGGTTGGCATGGGGACCTCCTTCGATTATGTCGGATGGTTGGCCAAGATGGCCGCCTTCCGCCCGCTAAACTTGCGGAATCCGGATCCGGAGGTGGAGAGGATGGAGGAGGAGCTTCTCAACGCCATAAATAGCACCGGCATAGGTCCCATGGGCATGGGCGGTGATACGACGGCCTTGGCGGTCAACATCGAGGTGGGCCATACCCATACGACCGAGATGCCCGTCGCCGTGAAGCTACTTTGCTGGGCCGCGAGGAGGGCATCGGCGAGGATATATTCCGATGGGAGGGTCGAATACTGTTAAATTGGTGATGGGAAATGGGGAAGGAGGTTAGGCTGGAGACGCCCTTGAGCGAAGGGGACGCGAGGGCCTTGAGGGTTGGGGACGTCGTTTATCTCACGGGGACCATTTATCAGATCAGGTTGGGCGGCCACCTGAAGGCCCTAGAATGCGCCGAGAAGGGACAACGGCTCCCGTTCGACCTCGAGGGCTCCGTGATTTACCACGCCTTTTCCTCCATAGTCCGAACCAATGCCGAATGGAGGCTCAATTACATCGGCGCGACGACGAGCGCCCTGCTGAATAAGTATGAGCCATCGCTCATCCGGAGGTTCAAGGTCAGGGGGATCATAGGCAAGGGCGGGATGGATGGGGCGACGTTGGAGGCCATGAAGGAAGTTGGATGCGTCTATCTGGCCCAAGTGGGAGGGGCCTCGGCCCTTTACACCTCGAGGATAGAAAGGGTTCAAGCGGCGTATTGGGAGGAGCTGGGGGCCGAGAGGGTCTTCGCCCTCAAGGTCAGGGATTTCGGCCCCCTCCATGTCGGAATGGATTCCCACGGCAACAGCCTATACGAAAGCGTAAACACCGCCGTCAAGGGAAAGCTCCCGGAGATCTATAGGGCGTTGAAGATAGTTGCTTAAGGTAGCGAAAAAGGTTTTCATGCGACTTGCACAGGAACGCTTAGCGCATCCGAGATGAGCTCTTTATAATATGATAGTTCATCCTCCCCGACTGGATTGATGTGCCCCAATTGATAATCCCTCCCCAATAGCTTATACTTCGGCGCGCCAAATCCATGATAGGGGCGGAGAGCAACCCCCTCAACGCTCTTCAGATCGGCTATCAATTTCACAATTCCCCTGATGACTCCCTCGAACATATTAACGGTTGGTATGAGGGGTATGGAAATGACCATCCTTTTCCCATAAGCGTCGATCAATTTCAAATTCCTCAAGATCAGCTCGTTAGACTCTCCCGTGTACCTTCTATGGGCTTCTGGATCGCTATGTTTCACATCGTATAGGATCAAATCGGCGTAGGGCAGCAGGGGCTTGATCGCCCCCTCCCATGGGGCATGGCCACACGTCTCAATGGCGGTATCGATGCGCATCCTTTTGGCTCCCTTCACGATCTCTATGGAGAAATCCGGCTGATAAAGCGGCTCCCCGCCGGATAACGTTATCCCGCCACCCGAGTCGCGATAGAACTTCATATCCCTCCCTACGACCTCCAGCACCTCTCCCGCCCCCTTCACCTCCCCGACCATTTTCAAAGCGCCATTTGGGCAAGACTCTGCGCATTTGCCGCATGAATCGCATTTACGCCTGTTTATGGCGAGTTCGCCACCCCTCAACTCTATTGCGCCTTGGGGACAAATGGTTGCGCAAAGGGAGCACCTCTTACATCTATCTTCATAATACAATATCTCCGGGAATGGATTTTGTCCCTCCGGGTTGGAACACCAAATGCACCTCAATGGACAGCCCTTCAAGAAGACTACGGTCCTAATCCCGGGGCCGTCGTGGACGCAATATCTTTGGATGTTGAATATTAGGCCACTCGCACCCATTTCAAACCCTTTGATCATTAAAGTGTATGCTCAGTCCTCCTAATA
Coding sequences within it:
- a CDS encoding deoxyribonuclease IV, whose protein sequence is MPKVGVHVSIAGSIDRAVDRAIALGCDTFQIFTRNPRGWRRRRLGKGEAREFSRKLGASGIGPAVGHMPYLPNLASPKGAVYAKSVRALGAELTTCRRLGIPYLVTHLGSHLGAGAEEGLRRVTAAINSALSEGSDGVMLLLENGAGSKNGIGSTFEEIARIIDGVDAKERVGVCLDTCHAFAAGYDLRDEASLGETIDEFERALGLWRLRVVHINDSKGGLGSGVDRHEHIGMGRIGNNGFRAILRHKALSQLPMILETPLDGRRDDMEELRWVRRLAGKADPLEGAERD
- a CDS encoding NAD(P)-dependent oxidoreductase; amino-acid sequence: MGIIGLGIVGSRVAANLMKAGYPLTAFDIRGEALEEACRRGAARASSPKEVGERSDAILLSLPSPKEVKEALFGDEGAARGLRRGCMAINLSTIGPRAAIEIGEGLRAMGIEFVDAPVTAPYMGYLAAERGELTILVGCEEGAFEEAKEILSKIGKVVVRVGPVGSGQAVKLANNLMAAINTLGLFEAALWASKYGIDPKALEVLRFGTGDSWALRNRLPRLLERDFEPGFKTSLMHKDIGLFLEGAKELNLFTPLAGLVYQLLQAAKAFGLGEEDWGSIIKVYEAINGIRVGSPGRA
- a CDS encoding Nramp family divalent metal transporter — translated: MEAKKTITSMGEEYEVREIPPPPSGWDTLRGKVRWIGPGFIVSGLEVGTGELIVCSIAGAMYGAAFAWTILLSAIIKVTNNYLWAKYTIATGESPMRLFARIRPFLWLVWLYMFSVVISDAWFFSGCSSSAGTSLFELTKAGSYMLWGYVIAIIAVIVLAGPKVIYNVVEKIVTVTSLMLAAGMIGVVIATGARYPEAVGEFIRGMFSFGYIPPKPGALAFMVTMFGWAFGGGQLEMTRYAIYAREKGYAMGQYIAHLTGLRAKPEEIPVKGFMPSTSSESLKNFKAWLSLLKTDMIYVYTPLALFGSLGYMFSGMTILKPLGLVPAGIKTAVEQARYFGEYVGPWGFALFLFLAAINLWDTYLAVMDGNSRVMAEGMWQAIPAVRRRPQRDWYYMWVAIFTICAFVLAFVASPAVLVQTGSTLGAAFMFITMISVLYVTYKGLPKEYWPHPIHTIILIGGIAFYIFLTGTVIAGFFGIKL
- a CDS encoding fumarate hydratase, which codes for MPISEELIGDTVSKLYEKALKELPADILEALQKAYERETNAIAKTILSSILENSKMAKERNLLICQDTCIPAYWVRMGTRAIIEGDPIKAIGDGSRMATQRIPLIPHCVHPLTRTNTGTNVGIHVPVLHIDLLPGADFVEIMAMPIGSGSETAPSALRIFSYADPIWAIKKFILDTVVEAGGKPCPPIIVGVGMGTSFDYVGWLAKMAAFRPLNLRNPDPEVERMEEELLNAINSTGIGPMGMGGDTTALAVNIEVGHTHTTEMPVAVKLLCWAARRASARIYSDGRVEYC
- a CDS encoding FumA C-terminus/TtdB family hydratase beta subunit, producing MGKEVRLETPLSEGDARALRVGDVVYLTGTIYQIRLGGHLKALECAEKGQRLPFDLEGSVIYHAFSSIVRTNAEWRLNYIGATTSALLNKYEPSLIRRFKVRGIIGKGGMDGATLEAMKEVGCVYLAQVGGASALYTSRIERVQAAYWEELGAERVFALKVRDFGPLHVGMDSHGNSLYESVNTAVKGKLPEIYRALKIVA
- a CDS encoding glycyl-radical enzyme activating protein is translated as MGASGLIFNIQRYCVHDGPGIRTVVFLKGCPLRCIWCSNPEGQNPFPEILYYEDRCKRCSLCATICPQGAIELRGGELAINRRKCDSCGKCAESCPNGALKMVGEVKGAGEVLEVVGRDMKFYRDSGGGITLSGGEPLYQPDFSIEIVKGAKRMRIDTAIETCGHAPWEGAIKPLLPYADLILYDVKHSDPEAHRRYTGESNELILRNLKLIDAYGKRMVISIPLIPTVNMFEGVIRGIVKLIADLKSVEGVALRPYHGFGAPKYKLLGRDYQLGHINPVGEDELSYYKELISDALSVPVQVA